The Agrococcus carbonis genome has a window encoding:
- a CDS encoding Nif3-like dinuclear metal center hexameric protein, with protein sequence MTSVADVQRAVESLWPAATAEEWDAVGLVAGDPADPVERILLAVDAVTATAAEAVERGADLLLVHHPLLLRGATSVAATTPAGRIITRLVRERVALLAAHTNADAVDRGTSGELASMLGLERVVPIVENRVDPAKGLGRVGTLPEPVPLGELVRRLAGLVPAVAGGLRAAGDADRAVRRIAICGGAGDSLLREPAVLGADVYITSDLRHHPASDARERHAAGEGPALIDISHWASESLWLRPAAEQLRTALPGVDVVVSEIRTDPWDFAVPQEEQAWH encoded by the coding sequence ATGACGAGCGTCGCCGATGTGCAGCGTGCGGTGGAGTCGCTCTGGCCCGCCGCCACCGCTGAGGAGTGGGACGCCGTCGGGCTCGTCGCGGGGGATCCGGCCGATCCGGTCGAGCGCATCCTGCTCGCCGTGGACGCGGTGACGGCGACCGCCGCGGAGGCGGTCGAGCGCGGCGCCGACCTGCTGCTCGTGCACCACCCGCTGCTGCTGCGCGGCGCGACGAGCGTCGCCGCGACGACCCCGGCGGGCCGCATCATCACGCGCCTCGTGCGCGAGCGCGTCGCGCTGCTGGCCGCCCACACGAACGCCGACGCGGTCGATCGCGGCACGAGCGGTGAGCTCGCATCGATGCTCGGCCTCGAGCGCGTCGTCCCGATCGTCGAGAACCGCGTCGACCCCGCGAAGGGCCTCGGCCGCGTGGGCACGCTCCCGGAGCCGGTCCCGCTCGGCGAGCTCGTGCGCCGGCTCGCGGGTCTCGTCCCCGCGGTCGCGGGCGGCCTCCGCGCCGCGGGCGATGCGGATCGCGCAGTGCGGCGCATCGCGATCTGCGGCGGCGCGGGCGACTCGCTGCTGCGCGAGCCCGCGGTGCTCGGCGCCGACGTCTACATCACGAGCGACCTGCGCCACCACCCCGCCTCCGACGCGCGCGAGCGGCACGCGGCGGGCGAGGGGCCGGCGCTCATCGACATCTCGCACTGGGCGAGCGAATCGCTGTGGCTGCGGCCGGCGGCCGAGCAGCTGCGCACCGCGCTGCCGGGTGTCGACGTCGTCGTGAGCGAGATCCGGACGGACCCATGGGACTTCGCGGTCCCGCAGGAGGAGCAGGCATGGCACTGA
- a CDS encoding dihydrofolate reductase family protein: MGLLTFGINVTLDGCIDHREGIADDETHAFFSALMDGAGAMLWGRVTYEMMEEAWPPIARGEVDATPAMVAWARKLEAKPKHVVSATRTSFPWTNSHRIAGDLRTGVQALKDATPDGVLLGSGRLATELDRLGLIDEYVLLVHPRIVGHGPTLFADGLPSTRRLALRSAEPLRNGVIVTRYRRAG, encoded by the coding sequence ATGGGGCTGCTGACCTTCGGCATCAACGTCACCCTCGACGGATGCATCGATCATCGTGAGGGCATCGCCGACGACGAGACGCACGCCTTCTTCTCGGCGCTCATGGACGGCGCAGGCGCCATGCTGTGGGGCCGCGTCACCTACGAGATGATGGAGGAGGCCTGGCCGCCCATCGCGCGCGGCGAGGTCGACGCGACGCCGGCGATGGTCGCGTGGGCCCGCAAGCTCGAGGCGAAGCCCAAGCACGTCGTGTCGGCGACCCGCACGAGCTTCCCGTGGACCAACAGCCATCGGATCGCCGGCGACCTGCGCACGGGCGTCCAGGCGCTCAAGGACGCGACCCCCGACGGCGTGCTGCTCGGCAGCGGCCGGCTCGCGACCGAGCTCGACCGACTCGGGCTCATCGACGAGTACGTCCTCCTCGTCCACCCGCGCATCGTCGGGCACGGACCCACCCTCTTCGCCGACGGGCTGCCGAGCACGCGGCGGCTCGCGCTGCGCTCGGCGGAGCCGCTTCGCAACGGCGTGATCGTCACGCGCTACCGCCGCGCCGGCTGA
- a CDS encoding peroxiredoxin: MALQIGDEAPDFTLTDHTGEAITLSALRGSPVVLVFYPAAFTGRCTGELCAIRDELSAFEGAEAKVYGVSTDTAASLRVFHEQEGLTFDLLSDFWPHGAVAQAYDAFLPERGQATRATYVIDRDGRIAAHFRVSPAESRDMDAYREALAGLA, encoded by the coding sequence ATGGCACTGCAGATCGGCGACGAGGCTCCCGACTTCACCCTCACCGACCACACGGGCGAGGCGATCACGCTCTCGGCGCTGCGCGGCAGCCCCGTCGTGCTCGTGTTCTACCCGGCCGCGTTCACGGGCCGCTGCACGGGCGAGCTGTGCGCGATCCGCGACGAGCTCTCGGCGTTCGAGGGCGCCGAGGCGAAGGTCTACGGCGTCTCGACCGACACCGCCGCGTCGCTGCGCGTCTTCCACGAGCAGGAGGGCCTCACCTTCGACCTGCTGAGCGACTTCTGGCCGCACGGCGCGGTCGCGCAGGCGTACGACGCGTTCCTCCCCGAGCGCGGGCAGGCGACCCGGGCGACCTACGTGATCGACCGCGACGGCAGGATCGCCGCGCACTTCCGCGTGAGCCCCGCCGAGTCGCGGGACATGGACGCGTACCGCGAGGCGCTCGCGGGGCTCGCGTAG
- the aceE gene encoding pyruvate dehydrogenase (acetyl-transferring), homodimeric type, translating into MLNDQDPYSGHTNDSDPAETAEWQESLDQLVATHGPQRGREIMLSLLKRSKDLHLGVPMVPTTDYLNTIAASDEPEFPGDEALERTYRRWIRWNAAIMVHRAQAPGIGVGGHISTYASSASLYEVGLNHFFRGQDAPGGGDQIFYQGHASPGMYARAFLEGRLSEAQMDAFRQEKSKAPNGIPSYPHPRMMPEFWQFPTVSMGLGPINAIYQAQANRYLVNRGLKSDIDAQVWAFLGDGEMDEVESRGALQLAANDGLDNLNFVINANLQRLDGPVRGNGKIIQELESFFRGAGWNVIKVIWGREWDALLDADHDGALRDLMNATPDGDYQTYKAESGLFVREQFFGRDPRTLEMVKHLSDDEIWALKRGGHDYRKVYAAYKAASQHKGQPTVIIAKTVKGYGLGKSFEGRNATHQMKKLTLDDLKTFRDAMQIDISDKQLESDPYHPPYWNPGVESPEIQYMLERRRELGGFTPERRSKHTIIPLPEAKTYDMPKKGSGKQEVATTMAFVRLLKDLLRDKGWGERIVPIIPDEARTFGIDAFFPTAKIYNPQGQNYTSVDRDLLLKYREAPDGQIVHVGINEAGAMAAFTAAGTSYSTHGEPLVPIYVFYSMFGFQRTGDSIWAAADQMARGFLIGATAGRTTLAGEGTQHADGHSPLLASTNPAVLAYDPAYGYEIAHITQMGLERMYGETPEDVIVYLTVYNEPMLQPAEPEGVDVEGIRRGIHRVSTSDHHPIKVQLLGSGVALPWLHHAQELLGKDWGISADIWSVTSWSELRRDALAVEEHNLLHPQEPAKVPYVTQRLSEAEGPFIATSDYMHAVQDQIRQWVPGDYATLGADGFGFADTRAAARRFFKIDSHSVVVRALDALAKQGKVPLGMVQQAISKYDLHDVTAGVSGTAGGDA; encoded by the coding sequence GTGCTGAACGACCAGGACCCCTACTCGGGCCACACCAACGACTCGGACCCGGCCGAGACTGCCGAGTGGCAGGAGTCGCTCGACCAGCTCGTCGCGACGCACGGCCCGCAGCGCGGGCGCGAGATCATGCTGAGCCTGCTGAAGCGCTCGAAGGATCTGCACCTGGGTGTGCCGATGGTGCCGACCACCGACTACCTCAACACGATCGCCGCCTCGGACGAGCCGGAGTTCCCCGGTGACGAGGCGCTCGAGCGCACGTACCGGCGCTGGATCCGGTGGAACGCCGCGATCATGGTGCACCGCGCGCAGGCGCCCGGCATCGGCGTCGGCGGCCACATCTCGACCTACGCGTCGTCGGCCTCGCTCTACGAGGTGGGCCTCAACCACTTCTTCCGCGGGCAGGACGCGCCGGGCGGCGGCGACCAGATCTTCTACCAGGGCCACGCCTCCCCCGGCATGTACGCCCGCGCGTTCCTCGAGGGGCGCCTGAGCGAGGCGCAGATGGACGCCTTCCGGCAGGAGAAGTCGAAGGCGCCCAACGGCATCCCCTCCTACCCGCACCCGCGCATGATGCCGGAGTTCTGGCAGTTCCCGACGGTGTCGATGGGGCTCGGCCCGATCAACGCGATCTACCAGGCGCAGGCGAACCGCTACCTCGTCAACCGCGGCCTCAAGAGCGACATCGACGCGCAGGTCTGGGCATTCCTCGGCGACGGCGAGATGGACGAGGTCGAGTCGCGCGGCGCGCTGCAGCTCGCGGCGAACGACGGCCTCGACAACCTCAACTTCGTGATCAACGCCAACCTGCAGCGGCTCGACGGCCCGGTGCGCGGCAACGGCAAGATCATCCAGGAGCTCGAGTCGTTCTTCCGCGGCGCGGGCTGGAACGTCATCAAGGTCATCTGGGGCCGCGAGTGGGACGCCCTGCTCGACGCCGACCACGACGGCGCGCTGCGCGATCTCATGAACGCGACGCCCGACGGCGACTACCAGACCTACAAGGCGGAGTCGGGCCTGTTCGTGCGCGAGCAGTTCTTCGGCCGCGACCCGCGCACGCTCGAGATGGTGAAGCACCTCTCGGACGACGAGATCTGGGCGCTCAAGCGCGGCGGCCACGACTACCGGAAGGTCTACGCGGCCTACAAGGCGGCGAGCCAGCACAAGGGCCAGCCGACGGTCATCATCGCCAAGACGGTCAAGGGCTACGGGCTCGGCAAGAGCTTCGAGGGGCGCAACGCGACCCACCAGATGAAGAAGCTCACGCTCGACGACCTCAAGACCTTCCGCGACGCGATGCAGATCGACATCTCGGACAAGCAGCTCGAGAGCGACCCGTACCACCCGCCGTACTGGAACCCCGGCGTCGAGTCGCCCGAGATCCAGTACATGCTCGAGCGCCGGCGCGAGCTCGGCGGCTTCACGCCCGAGCGCCGCTCGAAGCACACGATCATCCCGCTGCCCGAGGCGAAGACCTACGACATGCCCAAGAAGGGCTCGGGCAAGCAGGAGGTCGCCACGACCATGGCGTTCGTCCGCCTGCTCAAGGATCTGCTGCGCGACAAGGGCTGGGGCGAGCGGATCGTGCCGATCATCCCCGACGAGGCGCGCACGTTCGGCATCGACGCGTTCTTCCCGACCGCCAAGATCTACAACCCGCAGGGCCAGAACTACACCTCGGTCGACCGCGACCTGCTGCTGAAGTACCGGGAGGCGCCCGACGGCCAGATCGTGCACGTCGGCATCAACGAGGCCGGCGCGATGGCGGCGTTCACCGCCGCCGGCACGTCGTACTCGACCCACGGCGAGCCGCTCGTGCCGATCTACGTCTTCTACTCGATGTTCGGCTTCCAGCGCACCGGCGACTCGATCTGGGCGGCCGCCGACCAGATGGCGCGCGGCTTCCTGATCGGCGCCACCGCGGGCCGCACGACGCTCGCCGGCGAGGGCACGCAGCACGCCGACGGCCACTCGCCGCTGCTCGCCTCGACGAACCCCGCCGTGCTCGCCTACGACCCGGCCTACGGCTACGAGATCGCGCACATCACCCAGATGGGCCTCGAGCGCATGTACGGCGAGACCCCCGAGGACGTCATCGTCTACCTCACGGTCTACAACGAGCCGATGCTGCAGCCGGCCGAGCCCGAGGGCGTCGACGTCGAGGGCATCCGCCGCGGCATCCACCGCGTCTCGACGAGCGACCACCACCCCATCAAGGTGCAGCTGCTCGGCTCGGGCGTCGCCCTCCCGTGGCTCCACCACGCGCAGGAGCTGCTCGGCAAGGACTGGGGCATCTCGGCCGACATCTGGTCGGTGACCTCGTGGAGCGAGCTGCGCCGCGACGCGCTCGCGGTCGAGGAGCACAACCTCCTGCACCCGCAGGAGCCCGCAAAGGTGCCGTACGTCACGCAGCGGCTCTCGGAGGCCGAGGGGCCCTTCATCGCCACGAGCGACTACATGCACGCGGTGCAGGACCAGATCCGCCAGTGGGTGCCCGGCGACTACGCGACGCTCGGCGCCGACGGCTTCGGCTTCGCCGACACGCGCGCCGCGGCTCGTCGCTTCTTCAAGATCGACAGCCACTCGGTGGTCGTGCGCGCGCTCGACGCGCTCGCGAAGCAGGGCAAGGTGCCGCTCGGCATGGTGCAGCAGGCGATCTCGAAGTACGACCTGCACGACGTGACCGCGGGCGTCTCCGGCACCGCCGGCGGCGACGCCTAG
- a CDS encoding PucR family transcriptional regulator produces MRALDDRLPWYRTMPPSRRSAVGLVAQSGITSFIAWHEDPEAQPWIAADVFAAAPRELLRSVSLQQTLQLIRTVVSVFEERIGDADPRMREPILRYSREIAFAAADVYARAAESRGLWDARLEALVVDSILTGEHDDELPSRSAALGWHGRGECAVLVGVAPRTLDVDVIRRKARHAGCDVLVGVQGTRLVVVIGRAAAEDEAGDDPIEFLAIASQLAEGFGEGHLVLGPAVPSIVEAARSAKAALAGFAVADAWRRTPRPVRADDLLPERALAGDPLARAELLRGIYQPLRDHSSDLLATLACYLDTGRSLEATARELFVHPNTVRYRLKRISEIIGWDATGAREALALHTAIILGAIHDASRERAQRQPQPGSQHQRHAARGKGAVGG; encoded by the coding sequence ATGCGGGCGCTCGACGACCGCTTGCCCTGGTACCGCACGATGCCGCCCTCGCGGCGGAGCGCGGTGGGGCTCGTGGCGCAGTCGGGCATCACGTCCTTCATCGCCTGGCACGAGGATCCCGAGGCGCAGCCCTGGATCGCCGCCGACGTCTTCGCGGCGGCGCCCAGGGAGCTGCTGCGCAGCGTGAGCCTGCAGCAGACGCTCCAGCTCATCCGCACCGTCGTGTCGGTCTTCGAGGAGCGCATCGGCGACGCCGACCCGCGCATGCGCGAGCCGATCCTGCGCTACTCGCGCGAGATCGCGTTCGCGGCCGCCGACGTCTACGCGCGCGCCGCCGAGTCGCGCGGGCTGTGGGACGCGCGGCTCGAAGCCCTCGTCGTCGACTCGATCCTCACGGGCGAGCACGACGACGAGCTGCCGAGCCGTTCGGCGGCCCTCGGCTGGCACGGCCGCGGCGAGTGCGCCGTGCTCGTGGGCGTCGCGCCGCGCACGCTCGACGTCGACGTCATCCGCCGGAAGGCGAGGCATGCCGGATGCGACGTGCTCGTCGGCGTGCAGGGCACCCGCCTGGTGGTCGTCATCGGCCGCGCCGCCGCCGAGGACGAGGCCGGCGACGACCCGATCGAGTTCCTCGCGATCGCGAGCCAGCTCGCCGAGGGCTTCGGCGAGGGCCACCTCGTGCTGGGACCCGCGGTGCCGAGCATCGTCGAGGCCGCTCGCAGCGCGAAGGCCGCGCTCGCGGGCTTCGCCGTCGCAGACGCGTGGCGCCGCACCCCACGCCCCGTGCGCGCCGACGACCTGCTGCCCGAGCGCGCCCTCGCGGGCGACCCGCTCGCGCGCGCCGAGCTGCTGCGCGGCATCTACCAGCCGCTGCGCGACCACTCGAGCGACCTGCTCGCGACGCTCGCGTGCTACCTCGACACGGGCCGCTCCCTCGAGGCGACGGCGCGCGAGCTCTTCGTGCATCCCAACACCGTCCGCTACCGCCTCAAGCGCATCAGCGAGATCATCGGCTGGGACGCGACGGGTGCGCGCGAGGCCCTCGCGCTGCACACCGCGATCATCCTCGGCGCCATCCACGACGCGTCGCGCGAGCGTGCGCAACGGCAGCCGCAGCCCGGATCCCAGCACCAGCGCCATGCCGCCCGGGGCAAGGGCGCGGTGGGAGGATGA
- a CDS encoding ACP S-malonyltransferase: protein MIVIVAPGQGSQKPGFLAPWLELPGVHERLRALGDAAGVDLVEHGTVSDADTIRDTLVAQPLIVAAGILTLDALGDRARLASGVAGHSVGEITAAVAAGVLTAEDAMALVGERARAMADAAAQTPTGMAAVLGADEAALEARLAELGLQPANYNGGGQIVVAGALDALAALAEVPPERARVIPLQTAGAFHTDYMAPAVERFRARAAETAAADPTTTLWTNRDGSAVASGPAFLDLVVGQVSSPVRWDRCMEAFAAAGVTGIVELAPAGALTGLAKRGLRGVPSVGITTPEDLEAAVALLESGAAA from the coding sequence GTGATCGTCATCGTCGCACCAGGCCAGGGCTCGCAGAAGCCAGGATTCCTCGCCCCGTGGCTCGAGCTGCCGGGCGTGCACGAGCGGCTCCGCGCCCTCGGCGACGCAGCCGGCGTCGACCTCGTCGAGCACGGCACGGTCTCGGACGCCGACACCATCCGAGACACCCTCGTGGCCCAGCCGCTCATCGTCGCCGCGGGCATCCTCACGCTCGACGCCCTCGGCGACCGCGCGCGGCTCGCCTCGGGCGTCGCGGGCCACTCGGTCGGCGAGATCACGGCCGCCGTCGCGGCCGGCGTGCTCACCGCGGAGGACGCCATGGCGCTCGTGGGCGAGCGCGCGAGGGCGATGGCGGATGCGGCGGCGCAGACGCCGACCGGCATGGCCGCGGTGCTCGGTGCCGACGAGGCCGCCCTCGAGGCGCGCCTCGCCGAGCTCGGCCTGCAGCCGGCGAACTACAACGGCGGCGGCCAGATCGTGGTCGCGGGCGCCCTCGACGCGCTCGCCGCCCTCGCGGAGGTTCCCCCGGAGCGCGCTCGCGTGATCCCGCTGCAGACGGCCGGCGCCTTCCACACCGACTACATGGCGCCCGCGGTCGAGCGCTTCCGCGCGCGCGCCGCCGAGACGGCCGCCGCCGACCCGACCACCACTCTCTGGACCAACCGGGACGGCAGCGCCGTCGCATCCGGACCCGCGTTCCTCGACCTCGTCGTCGGGCAGGTCTCGAGCCCCGTGCGCTGGGACCGGTGCATGGAGGCGTTCGCCGCCGCGGGCGTGACCGGCATCGTCGAGCTCGCCCCCGCAGGCGCGCTCACCGGCCTCGCGAAGCGCGGCCTGCGCGGCGTGCCGTCGGTCGGCATCACCACCCCTGAGGACCTGGAGGCAGCCGTCGCGCTGCTGGAGAGCGGAGCAGCAGCATGA
- a CDS encoding beta-ketoacyl-ACP synthase III yields MSETKRTPAMKRLASRGGSRILSVGAARGDRLVPNDELVGPIDSSDEWIRQRTGIITRARVSDGSEAVDLAETAAREAIERAGIDGSQLDAVIVSTISNTVQTPSMAALLTERVGATPAPAFDISAACAGYAYGVAQADALVRSGMAEHVLVVGVEKLSEVVDPTDRSISFLLGDGAGAVVVGPSDEPGISPSVWGSDGSHWETIRMTNTLGSMREGQPWPTLRQDGPTVFRWAVWEMAKKAREALDAAGIEPGDLAAFIPHQANMRIIDEFAKQLKLPESVAIARDIATTGNTSAASIPLAMHRLLEEQPELSGGLALQIGFGAGLVYGAQVVVLP; encoded by the coding sequence ATGAGCGAGACCAAGCGGACCCCGGCGATGAAGAGGCTGGCCTCGCGCGGCGGATCGCGGATCCTGTCGGTCGGCGCCGCGCGCGGCGACCGGCTCGTGCCCAACGACGAGCTCGTCGGCCCGATCGACTCGTCCGACGAGTGGATCCGGCAGCGCACCGGCATCATCACGCGCGCCCGCGTCTCGGACGGGAGCGAGGCGGTCGACCTCGCCGAGACCGCTGCGCGCGAGGCGATCGAGCGCGCCGGCATCGACGGCTCGCAGCTCGACGCCGTGATCGTCTCGACCATCAGCAACACGGTGCAGACGCCGTCGATGGCGGCGCTGCTCACCGAGCGCGTCGGGGCGACCCCCGCGCCCGCGTTCGACATCTCGGCGGCGTGCGCGGGCTACGCGTACGGCGTCGCGCAGGCCGACGCGCTCGTGCGCAGCGGCATGGCCGAGCACGTGCTCGTCGTGGGCGTCGAGAAGCTCTCGGAGGTCGTCGACCCGACCGACCGCTCGATCAGCTTCCTGCTGGGCGACGGCGCGGGCGCGGTCGTCGTCGGCCCTTCGGACGAGCCGGGCATCAGCCCCTCGGTGTGGGGCTCGGACGGCTCGCACTGGGAGACCATCCGCATGACCAACACGCTCGGCTCGATGCGCGAGGGGCAGCCGTGGCCGACCCTGCGACAGGACGGCCCGACCGTGTTCCGCTGGGCCGTGTGGGAGATGGCGAAGAAGGCGCGCGAGGCGCTCGACGCCGCCGGGATCGAGCCCGGCGACCTCGCCGCGTTCATCCCCCACCAGGCCAACATGCGCATCATCGACGAGTTCGCCAAGCAGCTGAAGCTCCCCGAGAGCGTCGCGATCGCGCGCGACATCGCCACGACCGGCAACACCTCGGCCGCCTCGATCCCGCTCGCGATGCACCGGCTGCTCGAGGAGCAGCCCGAGCTCTCCGGCGGCCTCGCGCTGCAGATCGGCTTCGGCGCCGGTCTCGTGTACGGCGCCCAGGTCGTCGTGCTCCCCTAG
- a CDS encoding acyl carrier protein produces the protein MAFSKDEVLAGLAELVNDETGIATENVQLEKSFTDDLDIDSISMMTIVVNAEEKFDVKIPDDEVKNLKTVQDAVDYITGAQAA, from the coding sequence ATGGCATTCAGCAAGGACGAGGTCCTCGCCGGGCTCGCCGAGCTCGTGAACGACGAGACCGGCATCGCGACCGAGAACGTGCAGCTCGAGAAGTCGTTCACCGACGACCTCGACATCGACTCGATCTCCATGATGACGATCGTCGTGAACGCCGAGGAGAAGTTCGACGTCAAGATCCCGGACGACGAGGTCAAGAACCTCAAGACCGTGCAGGACGCTGTCGACTACATCACGGGCGCCCAGGCGGCCTGA
- a CDS encoding beta-ketoacyl-[acyl-carrier-protein] synthase family protein, protein MTKKIVITGIGATSPLGGTARESWEALLAGESGARSLEHEWVQQHELPVTFAAEAKVRPSEVLERPVAKRLDPSSQFALIAAKEAFADAGSPEVPSERLGVDFSTGIGGLWTLLDAWDTLREKGPRRVMPMTVPMLMPNAPSAAVSMHFEARAYARTVASACASSTEALVNAYEHLQAGLADVVIAGGSESAIHPLTLAAFSSMQALSRRNDDPATASRPYDVTRDGFVMGEGAAALVLETEEHALARGARIYAELAGGGVTADSHHITAPEPEGLGASRAVHLALEAAGATPDDVTHINAHATSTPVGDVAEVRALHRVFGERVREIPVSATKAAHGHLLGGTGALEAVFTVLALVERQAPPTINVTEQDPDAPLRISGEPIALGDGPQLAVSNSFGFGGHNAVVAIRSV, encoded by the coding sequence ATGACGAAGAAGATCGTCATCACCGGCATCGGTGCCACGTCGCCGCTCGGCGGCACCGCGCGCGAGAGCTGGGAGGCGCTGCTCGCCGGCGAGTCCGGCGCGCGGAGCCTCGAGCACGAGTGGGTGCAGCAGCACGAGCTGCCCGTCACGTTCGCCGCCGAGGCGAAGGTGCGCCCCTCGGAGGTGCTCGAGCGCCCGGTCGCGAAGCGGCTCGACCCGTCGAGCCAGTTCGCGCTCATCGCCGCGAAGGAGGCCTTCGCGGACGCGGGCTCGCCCGAGGTGCCCTCGGAGCGGCTCGGCGTCGACTTCTCGACCGGCATCGGCGGCCTCTGGACGCTGCTCGACGCGTGGGACACGCTCCGCGAGAAGGGCCCGCGCCGCGTCATGCCCATGACGGTGCCGATGCTCATGCCCAACGCTCCCTCGGCGGCCGTCTCGATGCACTTCGAGGCGCGCGCCTACGCCCGCACCGTCGCCTCCGCGTGCGCCTCGAGCACCGAGGCGCTCGTCAACGCCTACGAGCACCTGCAGGCCGGTCTCGCCGACGTGGTGATCGCCGGCGGCAGCGAGTCGGCCATCCACCCGCTCACGCTCGCGGCCTTCTCCTCGATGCAGGCGCTCTCGCGCCGCAACGACGACCCTGCCACCGCATCCCGCCCCTACGACGTCACCCGCGACGGGTTCGTCATGGGCGAGGGTGCAGCGGCGCTCGTGCTCGAGACCGAGGAGCACGCGCTCGCGCGCGGCGCCCGCATCTACGCCGAGCTCGCCGGCGGCGGCGTCACCGCCGACTCGCACCACATCACGGCTCCCGAGCCGGAGGGCCTCGGCGCGAGCCGCGCCGTGCACCTCGCGCTCGAGGCGGCGGGCGCCACGCCCGACGACGTCACGCACATCAACGCGCACGCCACCTCGACGCCCGTCGGCGACGTGGCCGAGGTGCGCGCGCTGCACCGCGTGTTCGGCGAGCGCGTGCGCGAGATCCCGGTCTCGGCGACGAAGGCCGCGCACGGCCACCTGCTGGGCGGCACCGGTGCGCTCGAGGCCGTCTTCACGGTGCTCGCGCTCGTCGAGCGCCAGGCGCCGCCGACGATCAACGTGACCGAGCAGGACCCGGATGCGCCGCTGCGGATCTCGGGCGAGCCCATCGCCCTCGGCGACGGGCCGCAGCTGGCCGTGTCGAACTCGTTCGGCTTCGGCGGGCACAACGCCGTCGTGGCGATCCGCTCGGTGTGA
- a CDS encoding DUF3145 family protein: protein MTAAHTLRRHPATTAGVVWIHASQRAMRTHLEWAVGHAVGDALRFVWQPQPAEPGAERAEVHWSGPVGTGAAIASALAGWRDVRFEVTEDPTPGSDGMRWMHTPQLGITAQRIDASGSIVVPEDRIRGAIDAAGTDGRRLLAALDDAMGGAWDRELETYRHASDAAPVIALHRVG from the coding sequence ATGACTGCTGCGCACACGCTCAGACGGCATCCCGCGACCACCGCGGGCGTCGTCTGGATCCACGCGTCCCAGCGCGCCATGCGCACCCACCTCGAGTGGGCCGTCGGGCATGCCGTCGGCGACGCGCTCCGCTTCGTCTGGCAGCCGCAGCCCGCGGAGCCGGGCGCCGAGCGCGCCGAGGTGCACTGGTCGGGACCGGTCGGCACCGGCGCGGCCATCGCATCCGCCCTCGCCGGCTGGCGCGACGTGCGCTTCGAGGTGACCGAGGACCCGACGCCCGGCTCCGACGGCATGCGCTGGATGCACACGCCGCAGCTCGGCATCACGGCGCAGCGCATCGACGCGAGCGGCTCGATCGTCGTGCCCGAGGATCGCATCCGCGGCGCGATCGACGCTGCCGGCACCGATGGCCGCAGGCTGCTCGCCGCGCTCGACGACGCCATGGGCGGCGCCTGGGATCGCGAGCTCGAGACCTACCGGCACGCCTCCGACGCCGCGCCCGTCATCGCGCTGCACCGCGTCGGCTGA
- a CDS encoding DUF1684 domain-containing protein — translation MNDAPVTAPDDEAIAQHAAFRRKRDASVRGPQGALALVTTAWVSEPTQIEGVPGTWAPSPAGDGLVVTADAAAGIIVDGETVDGEATVYGHETMTPSSVRFDERRTGFVIGPDYHGRFALRVWDAEAAEERGFEQITAYDYDPSWHVQGTFEPVEGGVAFEHGKSQGGSLRKAVSPGRIRFEHDGEEIELMALPDGDSLQIVFADATTGDETYEVGRFLFIKPRHDGTVDLDFNRAIVPPCAMSDQFNCPLPPAGNRLPFPIRAGEQKPVFAE, via the coding sequence ATGAACGATGCCCCGGTGACCGCACCCGACGACGAGGCCATCGCCCAGCACGCCGCCTTCCGCCGCAAGCGCGACGCGAGCGTGCGCGGGCCGCAGGGCGCCCTGGCGCTCGTCACCACCGCGTGGGTCTCGGAGCCCACCCAGATCGAGGGCGTGCCCGGCACGTGGGCGCCGTCGCCGGCGGGCGACGGGCTCGTCGTCACGGCGGATGCGGCGGCCGGCATCATCGTCGACGGCGAGACCGTCGACGGCGAGGCCACCGTGTACGGCCACGAGACGATGACGCCGAGCTCGGTGCGCTTCGACGAGCGCCGCACCGGCTTCGTGATCGGCCCGGACTACCACGGTCGCTTCGCCCTGCGGGTCTGGGACGCCGAGGCGGCCGAGGAGCGGGGCTTCGAGCAGATCACCGCCTACGACTACGACCCCTCCTGGCACGTGCAGGGCACGTTCGAGCCGGTCGAGGGCGGCGTCGCCTTCGAGCACGGCAAGTCCCAGGGCGGATCGCTGCGCAAGGCCGTCTCGCCCGGCCGCATCCGCTTCGAGCACGACGGCGAGGAGATCGAGCTCATGGCGCTGCCCGACGGCGACAGCCTGCAGATCGTCTTCGCCGACGCCACCACCGGCGACGAGACCTACGAGGTCGGTCGCTTCCTCTTCATCAAGCCGCGCCACGACGGCACGGTCGACCTCGACTTCAACCGGGCCATCGTGCCGCCGTGCGCCATGAGCGACCAGTTCAACTGCCCGCTGCCGCCGGCGGGCAACCGCCTGCCCTTCCCGATCCGTGCGGGGGAGCAGAAGCCGGTGTTCGCCGAGTAG